From the Heliangelus exortis chromosome 25, bHelExo1.hap1, whole genome shotgun sequence genome, one window contains:
- the SLC45A3 gene encoding solute carrier family 45 member 3: MAQRFWGTMPFQNRKTQLLLVNSLTFGLEVCLAAGITYVPPLLLEVGVEEKFMTMVLGIGPVLGLVFVPLIGSASDHWHSSYGRRRPFIWVLCLGVLLSLFVIPHASSLAAFFALNTRPLEIVFLILGIGLLDFCGQVCFTPLEALLSDLFQEPDNCRQAFSVYAFMISLGGCIGYLLPAIDWGSSFLALYLGGQEKCLFTLLTLIFLGCVLATLFVTEEAATQADVLDGPELKDALPKPSPPACCFCQLSRSLCLLQARHLMQALRNLCTLVPRLHGLYCRIPKVIRRLFVAELCSWMALMTFMLFYTDFVGEGLYHGVPRAKPGTDARRHYDEGVRMGSLGLFLQCVTSIFFSTIMDRMVKQFGTRAVYLASVVFFPVAAFIMCLSHSVTIVTISAALTGFTFSALQILPYTLASLYHHEKQVFLHKFKSKEEEDAARLAKKSAFSKGLLSSQKLPYQNGHAGSLFSSSSSSSSPPAASSALCVSSSCDVSLMMMVGEGDSGAPGRGICLDLAILDSAFLLSQVVPSLFMGSIVQFTQSVTAYMVSAAGFGLVAIYFATKVVFDKSDMAKYSV, translated from the exons ATGGCACAGAGGTTCTGGGGCACCATGCCCTTCCAGAACCGTAAgacccagctcctgctggtcaACTCCCTGACGTTTGGGCTGGAGgtctgcctggctgcagggatCACCTATGTGCCTCCCCTGCTGCTGGAAGTGGGTGTGGAGGAGAAGTTCATGACCATGGTTTTGG gcatAGGACCTGTCCTTGGCTTGGTTTTTGTCCCACTGATCGGGTCTGCCAGCGACCACTGGCACAGCAGCTATGGCAGGAGGCGACCTTTCATCTGGGTGCTGTGCCTGGGGGTCCTCCTGAGCCTCTTTGTCATCCCccatgccagcagcctggctgccttCTTTGCCCTCAACACTCGCCCACTGGAGATTGTCTTCCTCATCCTGGGCATCGGGTTGCTGGATTTCTGTGGCCAGGTCTGCTTCACCCCTCTGGAAGCTCTGCTCTCAGACCTCTTCCAGGAGCCAGACAACTGCCGCCAGGCTTTCTCTGTCTACGCCTTCATGATCAGCCTGGGGGGCTGCATTGGTTACCTCCTCCCAGCCATCGACTGGGGCAGCAGCTTTCTGGCCCTCTACCTGGGAGGCCAGGAGAAATGCCTCTTCACCCTCCTCACTCTCATCTTCCTCGGCTGCGTGTTGGCCACGCTCTTTGTGACAGAGGAAGCAGCCACCCAGGCAGACGTTTTGGATGGCCCGGAGCTGAAGGATGCTCTCCCAAAGCCctcacctcctgcctgctgtTTTTGCCAACTTTCCAGGAGTTTGTGTCTGCTGCAGGCCAGGCACCTGATGCAGGCTCTGAGGAACCTCTGCACGTTGGTGCCACGGCTCCACGGCCTCTACTGCCGCATCCCCAAGGTCATCCGGCGCCTGTTCgtggctgagctctgcagctggatggCTCTCATGACTTTCATGCTGTTCTACACTGATTTTGTTGGGGAAGGACTCTACCACggtgtccccagagccaagCCAGGCACAGATGCCAGACGCCACTACGATGAAG gTGTCCGGATGGGGAGTTTGGGCCTTTTCCTCCAGTGTGTCACATCCATCTTCTTTTCGACAATCATGGACAGGATGGTGAAGCAGTTTGGGACTCGGGCAGTCTACTTGGCCAGTGTGGTCTTCTTCCCCGTGGCTGCCTTCATCATGTGCCTTTCCCACAGTGTCACCATCGTCACCATCTCGGCCGCTCTGACGGGCTTCACCTTCTCTGCACTCCAGATCCTGCCCTACACCCTGGCATCCCTGTACCACCATGAGAAGCAG gTATTTCTACATAAATTTAagagcaaagaggaggaagacGCCGCTCGCTTGGCCAAGAAATCAGCCTTCTCCAAAGGCCTCCTTTCCAGCCAGAAGCTGCCTTACCAGAATGGACATGCTGGGagcctcttctcttcttcctcttcttcctcctcccctccagctgccagctcagctctgtgtgtcAGCTCCTCCTGTGATGTCTCCCTCATGATGATGGTGGGAGAAGGGGACTCGGGGGCTCCCGGCCGAGGGATCTGCCTGGACCTGGCTATTTTGGACAgtgctttcctcctctctcaggTTGTCCCTTCCCTCTTCATGGGCTCCATCGTCCAGTTTACCCAGTCGGTGACTGCCTACATGGTGTCAGCTGCTGGCTTTGGCCTGGTGGCCATTTACTTTGCAACCAAAGTTGTCTTTGATAAGAGTGACATGGCCAAGTATTCCGTGTGA